ATCAGGTTGGATGTTAGACAAAATCAATCTTCTTAATAAAAGATTGAAGAAGAATAAGTCAGGTGGAACGCGCTCACTGAGTTTTAGGGATTTGGCACGGCTTGTTATCGTAAATGAGAAAGAGATAATAAGGCATGACTCTCCGTTTCTCAGTGGTCAGGTTGTCACCAAAACAGCCGAATATTCAGCTTTGAAGCTATTGCTCACCGGTGCAGATGACAGTGCTGTTGTAGCTATAGAAAAAAACGAGACCGCTGAAACTGGGCTTAATGCGAAAATAGAACTACTTGATCAGTGGATCCAAGATTCGGAAGATGAAGTTGCTGATTATGGTGCTACGAGACGTGAAATTACCTCCCAACTTGTAAAACTTGAAAATGCCATTGTTTCACAAAGGGATTATTTAGGAGAAATTCAATCCCAACTGAACGAATCAATGAGACGTCGCCGTGAAGTTGTGAAAAGGCGTGAAATAGCACGAGATCGTTTGGATGAAATCACTGACCTCCTAGAACGATTTTCATTACTCAGGGCTCACTACGCTGTTGACATTAACAGACTTATGGCTATCGAGGAGTCAGGGTCATTATTTGTGCATCATGCAAAAGTAACTTGCCCTCTTTGTGGAGCTCCTCCTGAGGCCGGTCATGACGATGGTGCTTGCGATGGTGCTTGCGATGGAGATGTTGCATCAATTGTTCAAGCAGCATCCGCTGAAATCGAAAAAATAAAAGCCTTGGCATCTGATCTTGAGGCCACGATCACATCTTTGTTAGGTGAGTCCGATCGATTAAAACAGCTGTTAAAAGGTATAGATATTTCTTTTGGATCAATTGATCAAAGTATTAGAGAAACTATGGCACCAGATTTATCCATCATGCAGCAGCAATACTCTGAATTTTTAGAGAAAAAAAATGAGGTTCATGACGCCTTAAATGCAGTTAAAAGACTGGATAAACTTAAACTCCAAAAAGAAGAGCTTCTTAAAAATGAAGGTGATGATGTGTCTGAAGATGATGGCACTGGCGCTGAATTATCCAAACATGTCCTTAACCAACTTTCTCAAACCGTGCAAAATATATTGCAAGCTTGGGACTTTCCTGATGCTGAGAATGTCTATTTTGATGAAAAAGAAAAAGATTTCGTTATAAGTGGAAAACCTCGAGGCAGTAGAGGCAAGGGTTTAAGAGCAATCACACATGCTGCTGTTACCTTAGGGCTACTCGAGTTCTGTCAAAAGTACTCGCTGCCCCACCCAGGTTTTGTAGTGATGGATTCCCCCCTGCTTGCTTATTATGCACCTGAAGGAGAAGAGGATAACCTACAGGGCTCTGCTCTGAAACATAACTTTTATAGATACCTGCTAGATAACCATGCAGAAAATCAGATTATCATTATTGAAAATCAACATCCTCCCGAAGAATTTGCAGATAAACTCAATTTGATTGTGTTTACAAAGAATCCTCAAGAAGGGCGCTTTGGGTTATTCCCAATTGAAACTGAAACCATATAAGCCGCTCATAGCTTAAAGTGACTAGATTTGATTTATAATAGTGGTCGTAGTAGCGAATAGGAGAAGAAAAGGGTCAAAAAGGGAGCAAATACAGAACTGCATCATCCCCGCCCTGCATAGACTCCTTCTATGATTCAGAATCAGGCGACTCCTGCTCCTTAAGAGCCTCAAACTTGGCTGCCATCGTGGGGTTGTTGCGGGTCAGTTTTTTGACGGTGACGTTTTGGGCTTTGTCGTTGGCTAGGCGGAGGTTTCGGTCAGTGCCGAGGAGGGCGTCTTTGGTTTTTTGCAGGTGACTGATGGACTTGTCGATCTCGTCGATGGCGGTTTGGAACTTTCTGGATGCCAGATCGTAGTTTTTGGCGAAGGCGTTTTTGAAGTTGTCGAGGTCGGCTTCGAAGTTGGTGACATCGACGCTCTGCGCCTTGACCAGGGCGAGCTCGCTTTTGTATTTCAGCGAGTTCATCGCGGCGTTGCGCAGCAGGGTGATGATGGGCAGGAAGAACTGCGGGCGGATGACATACATCTTCGGGTAGCGGTGGAAGACATCGACAATGCCGGTGTTGTAGAGCTCGCTGTCTGACTCGAGCAGGGTGACCAGCACGGCGTATTCGCAGCCCTTTTCGTTGCGGTCCTTATCGAGCTCCTTGAGGAAGTCCTCGTTCTTTTTTTTGGTGGCGGTGGTGTCGCTTTCGTTTTTCATTTCGAACATGATCGAAACGATTTCGGTGCCTTCTTCGTCGGTATCGCGGAAGATGTAGTCGCCCTTGCTGCCGGTGCGGGCGTCGTTGTCCTTTTCAAAATAGGCTCTCGGAAATGCGGTGGATCGGATCCGGTTGAACTCGGTCTCGCAGTGCTGCTCGAGAGTCTCGCCGACCATCTTGGTGGACAGCTGAGCTTTCATGTCGCGGAGTCGCTCGATGGCGTCGTCGCGGTCCCTGATCTGGGTTTCGTACTTGTCCTTGAGTGATTTCTCGGCGAGTTGCTTTTCAAGCTCCACCTGCTTGAGGCCGTTCCGCAGTGCGTCGCGATCCTTCTCCACCTGGCTGACGGCCTCGGTGATGGCGAGCTTCTGGGAGACTTCGCTGGCGTTCAGCTTGGCCTTGAGGTCTTGAATCTCCGCATCCTTCTGCGCGGCGGTCTGTTGCATTTCGCTGGCGACCTTTTCCTTGGCGAGCTCGATGGCGTTTTGTTTGTCCTTTTCGGCCAGCTCAAGTCGCTCATGCAACTGCTTTTCAAAGTCACTGTCACGAACCTGCTTCAGAATGTCGGCATAGCCTGCTTCGTCGATTTTGAATGCCTTGTTGCAATGGGGGCAGATGATTTCGTCGTAATAGGGGTCAGGAAGAGATTTGACGCATCTGGCTAAACATCTGATCTGTTATGATGTGTCGTTATTATTCTAAACACGGACTAGTGTCATCAAAGTCTCAAAACGGTAGATAGCTGGCCGACTGCCTTTGGCTTCCTTCGGTTTGCTGCAATCGTGAATCGGGAGCTGGAAGCGCTGCGCGATTACCTTACCCAGCGCTATCGGATTGCTCTGGGGACTGGTGTTTGAGGGAGTTTGGCTTGGGGCGATGCACCTAACTATGACCTTTTTGGGGACGGTTTTTACGCGCTTTGTTATTGAGGAAAGTTATCGCCAGCTTATGCGTATTGCTTGTGCCGCTTGTGGAACTCGCGGCCGATGTTCGAACCGAGCCACCAATCTATGAAATTGAATCACCTGATCCACCCGGTCACTGCCACTGTGCTGGGCCTTGTTACTGTCAACGCTGCGGAGCTCGAAGAGCAGTTCGCGCCTGATACAAAATGGAATAGCTTCGGCAAGCTGGAGGCCGACAAGGAAGGTCTGGTGGTGCGCAGCCAAGGCGACGACCTGCTCGCCAACATCGCGCCGAATGGCAAGTTTGACAAAGCCGGCTTT
This window of the Oceaniferula flava genome carries:
- a CDS encoding AAA family ATPase translates to MDINKIVIRDVSFLGNGRDSASIKFQSGLNVLCGASETGKSFLVEAIDYLLGGGKLRDIPERVGYDRVRIGIEIVNEGSWTFERSVDGGGYTQYEGIIGEEVVAECYGNLKVKHTSGKVDNLSGWMLDKINLLNKRLKKNKSGGTRSLSFRDLARLVIVNEKEIIRHDSPFLSGQVVTKTAEYSALKLLLTGADDSAVVAIEKNETAETGLNAKIELLDQWIQDSEDEVADYGATRREITSQLVKLENAIVSQRDYLGEIQSQLNESMRRRREVVKRREIARDRLDEITDLLERFSLLRAHYAVDINRLMAIEESGSLFVHHAKVTCPLCGAPPEAGHDDGACDGACDGDVASIVQAASAEIEKIKALASDLEATITSLLGESDRLKQLLKGIDISFGSIDQSIRETMAPDLSIMQQQYSEFLEKKNEVHDALNAVKRLDKLKLQKEELLKNEGDDVSEDDGTGAELSKHVLNQLSQTVQNILQAWDFPDAENVYFDEKEKDFVISGKPRGSRGKGLRAITHAAVTLGLLEFCQKYSLPHPGFVVMDSPLLAYYAPEGEEDNLQGSALKHNFYRYLLDNHAENQIIIIENQHPPEEFADKLNLIVFTKNPQEGRFGLFPIETETI
- a CDS encoding DUF2130 domain-containing protein; amino-acid sequence: MRCLARCVKSLPDPYYDEIICPHCNKAFKIDEAGYADILKQVRDSDFEKQLHERLELAEKDKQNAIELAKEKVASEMQQTAAQKDAEIQDLKAKLNASEVSQKLAITEAVSQVEKDRDALRNGLKQVELEKQLAEKSLKDKYETQIRDRDDAIERLRDMKAQLSTKMVGETLEQHCETEFNRIRSTAFPRAYFEKDNDARTGSKGDYIFRDTDEEGTEIVSIMFEMKNESDTTATKKKNEDFLKELDKDRNEKGCEYAVLVTLLESDSELYNTGIVDVFHRYPKMYVIRPQFFLPIITLLRNAAMNSLKYKSELALVKAQSVDVTNFEADLDNFKNAFAKNYDLASRKFQTAIDEIDKSISHLQKTKDALLGTDRNLRLANDKAQNVTVKKLTRNNPTMAAKFEALKEQESPDSES